The following proteins are co-located in the Apium graveolens cultivar Ventura chromosome 5, ASM990537v1, whole genome shotgun sequence genome:
- the LOC141659985 gene encoding uncharacterized protein LOC141659985 translates to MDLFPEVDIQVIEVTTSDHLPLFLQLNKQVYVPKLKKLRTRRDAENVHNYNTVRLEFLKLMEKKEVYWKQRAKCFWLQTGDQNTRLFHHFTSARKKSNGFQQLKNEDGEWVETEEGILGIVTNYYSKLFWTSCSGGRLTDRGIVNQVSEEENTELVAEVTPKEVKAAIFSMFPEKAPGLEHFSRLIGE, encoded by the exons ATGGATCTTTTTCCGGAAGTTGATATTCAAGTAATTGAGGTGACTACTTCTGATCATTTACCTCTATTCTTACAGTTAAACAAGCAAGTTTATGTCCCTAAG TTAAAGAAGCTTAGAACTAGAAGGGACGCAGAGAATGTTCATAATTATAATACTGTTCGATTGGAGTTTTTAAAGTTAATGGAGAAAAAGGAAGTGTATTGGAAACAAAGGGCTAAATGTTTCTGGCTTCAAACTGGGGATCAAAATACCAGATTATTCCATCATTTTACATCGGCTAGAAAGAAGAGTAATGGATTCCAGCAGCTAAAAAATGAAGATGGGGAGTGGGTTGAAACTGAAGAGGGAATTCTGGGGATTGTTACAAATTATTACTCGAAATTATTTTGGACATCTTGTTCAGGTGGTCGTTTAACAGATAGGGGGATTGTAAATCAGGTTTCAGAAGAAGAAAATACAGAGTTAGTGGCTGAAGTTACACCTAAGGAGGTTAAAGCTGCTATCTTTTCTATGTTCCCGGAGAAAGCGCCTGGTTTAGAGCATTTTTCCAGACTTATTGGGGAATAG